In a single window of the Palaemon carinicauda isolate YSFRI2023 chromosome 10, ASM3689809v2, whole genome shotgun sequence genome:
- the LOC137648584 gene encoding uncharacterized protein translates to MVGNTLRWRVTPLFSHWKFLSKSAVQLRVDASTISKFIPEVCKAVIAVYKDEVLCCPKTEEAWKEVAPRLSFKWNYYNCLGAVDGKHIAIKKPRNAGSYYYYYKGFHSIGLMTVADNSYKVLYVDVGAEGGASDGGT, encoded by the coding sequence ATGGTTGGTAACACTCTTCGATGGAGAGTtactccgctttttagccactggaaattcctatcaaaatcTGCAGTACAGCTTAGGGTTGATGCAAGTACCATCtccaagttcatacccgaggtgtgtaaagccgtcatcgcggtctacaaggacgaagtgctgtgctgccccaaaactgaagaggcctggaaggaagttgcccCCAGGCTCAGCTTCAAATGGAATTActacaactgtctgggggctgtggacggaaagcacatcgccataaagaagccccgcaatgctggctcttactactactattacaagggcttccacagcattggaCTGATGACAGTGGCAGATAATTCCTACAAggtcctctatgtggatgttggggcagagggtggtgcgtcggatggaggaacatag